A single genomic interval of Cydia strobilella chromosome 3, ilCydStro3.1, whole genome shotgun sequence harbors:
- the LOC134756284 gene encoding uncharacterized protein LOC134756284: MNAPLALLLCCVVGSAVGYYAQPNAPYNVGPNDPFAVEVNPNFLEQPSQRLFWGNGQGSNQVGGTGLWNHLINKFPFLGNMFGRMELPTQYGPPSINNYDSQQYSAPGYQSYNLYHQAQPQFNQAQPQFNHLQPQFNQVPPQYPAHLYPRNFAAGRDVAITDDAVIVTPPHVPIAPPAPAPAPVEPAEGGYQYNKPQYRLELPHK; the protein is encoded by the exons ATGAATGCGCCCCTTGCACTCTTGCTGTGTTGTGTTGTTG GAAGTGCCGTAGGGTACTATGCTCAGCCAAACGCGCCCTACAACGTCGGGCCGAACGATCCGTTCGCGGTTGAAGTCAACCCCAACTTCCTCGAACAACCTTCGCAACGTCTATTCTGGGGCAACGGGCAAGGCAGCAACCAGGTCGGCGGCACCGGCCTCTGGAACCACCTCATCAACAAGTTCCCATTCCTAGGAAACATGTTTGGTCGGATGGAGCTGCCCACGCAGTACGGTCCTCCTTCGATTAATAACTACGACTCCCAGCAGTACAGCGCGCCTGGCTACCAATCGTACAATCTATACCACCAAGCGCAGCCGCAATTCAACCAGGCGCAACCACAGTTCAACCATTTGCAGCCTCAATTCAATCAAGTACCGCCCCAGTACCCGGCCCATCTGTACCCTCGGAATTTCGCAGCGGGCCGCGATGTGGCTATAACTGATGACGCTGTGATAGTGACCCCTCCGCACGTGCCGATAGCGCCGCCTGCGCCTGCGCCGGCCCCGGTGGAGCCCGCTGAGGGCGGTTACCAGTATAACAAACCGCAGTACAGGCTCGAATTACCCCATAAGTAA